From a region of the Cyclopterus lumpus isolate fCycLum1 chromosome 5, fCycLum1.pri, whole genome shotgun sequence genome:
- the sec61a1 gene encoding protein transport protein Sec61 subunit alpha-like 1, whose amino-acid sequence MGIKFLEVIKPFCAVLPEIQKPERKIQFREKVLWTAITLFIFLVCCQIPLFGIMSSDSADPFYWMRVILASNRGTLMELGISPIVTSGLIMQLLAGAKIIEVGDTPKDRALFNGAQKLFGMIITIGQAIVYVMTGMYGDPSEMGAGICLLIIIQLFVAGLIVLLLDELLQKGYGLGSGISLFIATNICETIVWKAFSPTTVNTGRGTEFEGAIIALFHLLATRTDKVRALREAFYRQNLPNLMNLIATVFVFAVVIYFQGFRVDLPIKSARYRGQYNTYPIKLFYTSNIPIILQSALVSNLYVISQMLSTRFSGNFLVNLLGTWSDATSGGPARAYPVGGLCYYFSPPESFGSVLDDPVHAGIYIVFMLGSCAFFSKTWIEVSGSSAKDVAKQLKEQQMVMRGHRETSMVHELNRYIPTAAAFGGLCIGGLSVMADFLGAIGSGTGILLAVTIIYQYFEIFVKEQSEVGSMGALLF is encoded by the exons ATGGGCA TCAAATTCTTGGAGGTGATAAAGCCATTCTGTGCCGTGCTGCCAGAGATCCAAAAACCTGAAAGAAAG ATCCAGTTCAGGGAGAAGGTATTATGGACTGCCATCACTCTTTTCATCTTCCTGGTTTGTTGCCAG ATCCCCCTCTTTGGCATTATGTCATCAGACTCTGCAGATCCATTCTACTGGATGAGAGTGATACTGGCCTCAAACAGAG GTACCTTGATGGAGCTGGGTATCTCGCCTATTGTCACCTCAGGCCTGATCATGCAGCTGCTTGCTGGAGCTAAGATCATTGAGGTTGGCGACACACCAAAGGACAGAGCCCTCTTCAATGGAGCACAGAAAT tatttgGAATGATCATCACCATTGGCCAGGCCATCGTATACGTTATGACTGGCATGTATGGAGATCCCTCTGAGATGGGTGCAGGAATCTGTCTGCTCATCATCATTCAG ctttttgtgGCTGGGCTGATTGTGCTGCTGCTAGATGAGTTGCTCCAAAAGGGTTATGGTCTTGGTTCCGGGATCTCGCTTTTCATTGCTACCAACATCTGTGAGACGATCGTCTGGAAGGCCTTCAGCCCCACGACTGTGAACACTGGAAGAG gtACAGAGTTTGAGGGAGCAATCATTGCGCTTTTCCATCTGCTGGCCACTCGTACGGACAAAGTGCGTGCTTTGAGAGAGGCTTTCTACAGACAGAACCTGCCCAACCTCATGAACCTCATTGCCACAGTATTCGTTTTTGCTGTAGTTATATACTTTCAG GGATTCAGAGTTGATCTGCCCATCAAGTCGGCTCGCTACCGTGGCCAATACAACACCTACCCCATCAAGCTCTTCTACACCTCCAACATCCCCATCATCCTGCAGTCTGCCTTGGTGTCAAACTTGTATGTTATCTCCCAGATGCTTTCCACACGTTTCAGTGGCAACTTCCTGGTTAATCTGCTTGGTACTTGGTCT GATGCAACGTCAGGTGGTCCAGCTCGGGCCTACCCTGTAGGGGGACTCTGTTACTACTTCTCTCCCCCTGAATCATTTGGCTCTGTTCTTGACGACCCAGTCCATGCCGGCATCTACATTGTCTTCATGCTTGGATCATGTGCCTTTTTCTCCAAGACCTGGATTGAAGTCTCAGGCTCCTCTGCGAAAGAT GTGGCAAAACAGCTGAAGGAGCAGCAGATGGTGATGAGAGGACACAGAGAAACCTCAATGGTCCATGAACTGAacag GTACATTCCTACTGCTGCTGCCTTCGGTGGACTGTGTATTGGTGGTTTATCAGTAATGGCTGACTTTCTCGGAGCCATTGGCTCAGGCACGGGTATCCTGCTGGCTGTCACCATCATCTATCAGTACTTTGAGATCTTTGTGAAAGAACAAAGTGAAGTAGGCAGCATGGGGGCTCTGCTCTTCTAG